One region of Ornithinibacter aureus genomic DNA includes:
- a CDS encoding M16 family metallopeptidase, whose protein sequence is MSTARPQVTPPQPWAFPVPTEHVLTNGVRVLLHDLPGQYVLSLRVVVPLAVSAEPAGKQGIASMTARLLDEGTASLTSDEFAELMERHGMVLGAGVSDGGLLVDVDVSQRHLATAAGLLTQALAAPAFPEDEVRRILRNRLAEIEQERASSAHRAGKEFARTLWDPTDRASLPTGGTPESIGALTRDDLIEFHATHVGPAGATVVLAGDLTDVDALAVLEATLGTWSAPRHQPAPRPVPPVPAADAARVVVVDRPGSVQTEIVVGRPGPDRSTSHGWAPHPVLSFILGGSPSARIDAVLREEKGYTYGIRSTFRPRVAGGTFVTSGSVRSEVTGESVEILLGILDGARDGFTDAELRTGVDYVAMTAPGRYATADAVADESATLALEGLPGDFTTRNLRAVNALTLDDLDAAYGRVVTGEWTVVLVGDAAQIVPQLDGRVTGAVTTVDL, encoded by the coding sequence GTGAGCACCGCCCGACCGCAGGTGACCCCGCCCCAACCGTGGGCCTTCCCCGTTCCGACCGAACACGTGCTCACCAACGGGGTGCGGGTGCTCCTGCACGACCTGCCCGGTCAGTACGTGCTCTCGTTGCGGGTCGTCGTTCCGTTGGCGGTGTCCGCCGAGCCCGCCGGCAAGCAGGGCATCGCCTCGATGACTGCGCGCCTGCTCGACGAGGGCACGGCGTCCCTGACGTCCGACGAGTTCGCCGAGCTCATGGAGCGCCACGGCATGGTGCTCGGTGCCGGGGTCTCCGACGGCGGCCTGCTCGTCGACGTCGACGTCTCGCAGCGCCACCTCGCCACCGCCGCCGGCCTGCTCACCCAGGCCCTGGCCGCACCGGCCTTCCCCGAGGACGAGGTGCGCCGCATCCTGCGCAACCGGCTCGCCGAGATCGAGCAGGAGCGGGCCTCCTCGGCGCACCGCGCCGGCAAGGAGTTCGCCCGCACCCTGTGGGACCCGACCGACCGGGCGAGCCTCCCCACGGGTGGCACCCCGGAGTCGATCGGTGCGCTCACCCGCGACGACCTCATCGAGTTCCACGCCACCCACGTCGGGCCGGCCGGGGCCACCGTGGTGCTCGCCGGCGACCTCACCGACGTCGACGCTCTGGCGGTGCTCGAGGCGACCCTCGGCACGTGGTCGGCGCCGCGCCACCAGCCAGCGCCACGGCCGGTGCCCCCGGTTCCCGCGGCGGATGCCGCCCGCGTCGTCGTCGTGGATCGTCCTGGCTCGGTGCAGACCGAGATCGTCGTCGGTCGCCCCGGCCCCGACCGCTCCACCTCCCACGGGTGGGCCCCGCACCCCGTGTTGTCGTTCATCCTCGGTGGATCGCCGAGCGCCCGGATCGACGCGGTCCTGCGCGAGGAGAAGGGGTACACCTACGGCATCCGCTCGACCTTCAGACCACGGGTGGCCGGCGGCACGTTCGTGACGTCGGGATCGGTGCGCTCGGAGGTCACGGGCGAGTCGGTCGAGATCCTGCTCGGCATCCTCGACGGTGCGCGCGACGGGTTCACCGACGCCGAACTGCGCACCGGGGTCGACTACGTCGCCATGACCGCCCCCGGCCGCTACGCCACAGCGGATGCCGTGGCCGACGAGAGCGCGACGCTCGCCCTCGAGGGTCTTCCCGGCGACTTCACGACGCGCAACCTGCGCGCGGTCAACGCCCTGACC
- a CDS encoding M16 family metallopeptidase: MPLDYPIHRRTLPNGLRVVVSPDHTVPNVTVNLWVGVGSRHESPGRTGFAHLFEHLMFQGSKNVPSGEHFEALMAQGGRLNATTWFDRTNYFETVPKGAVELALWLEADRHGHLLDAVTQENLDNQRDVVKEEKRQRYDNQPYGNALIDVYAATFPEGHPYHHPTIGSMEDLDAASLADVHAFFRAHYGPDNTVLTLCGDITPEQGFELVERHFGPLPASAEPRRENHPQLGPLAQPVRVERRESVPNDRLHIAFRLPVDETEEFLAAAVALDAIGGLSTSRLVRRLVRREQIALGAHATAWGFVDGASLGFVVLDVAPGQDPDAVEAAFVEELTAFLASGPTAVELEASLAQSERSWLSALASQEERADAISHHLLLHDDPEVVNTHLDRLQEVTAEQVLAAARRWLQPQSRAVVAYLSAPADDDAVGDDAEDSAGDSDAGANEEEVA, from the coding sequence GGGGTGGGGTCGCGCCACGAGTCGCCCGGTCGCACCGGCTTCGCCCACCTCTTCGAGCACCTGATGTTCCAGGGATCGAAGAACGTGCCGAGCGGTGAGCACTTCGAGGCGCTCATGGCCCAGGGCGGCCGGTTGAACGCGACGACCTGGTTCGACCGCACGAACTACTTCGAGACCGTGCCGAAGGGGGCCGTCGAACTGGCCCTGTGGCTGGAGGCCGACCGGCACGGGCACCTGCTTGACGCCGTGACCCAGGAGAACCTGGACAACCAGCGCGACGTGGTCAAGGAGGAGAAGCGCCAGCGCTATGACAACCAGCCCTACGGCAACGCCCTGATCGACGTCTACGCCGCGACCTTCCCCGAGGGCCACCCCTACCACCACCCGACCATCGGGTCGATGGAGGACCTCGACGCCGCGAGCCTGGCCGACGTGCACGCGTTCTTCCGGGCGCACTACGGGCCGGACAACACGGTGCTCACGCTGTGCGGTGACATCACGCCCGAGCAGGGGTTCGAGCTCGTCGAGCGCCACTTCGGGCCGTTGCCGGCCAGCGCGGAGCCGCGCCGGGAGAACCACCCGCAGCTCGGGCCGCTGGCCCAGCCGGTGCGGGTCGAGCGGCGCGAGAGCGTGCCCAACGACCGGCTGCACATCGCGTTCCGCCTGCCCGTCGACGAGACCGAAGAGTTCCTCGCGGCGGCCGTGGCGCTCGACGCCATCGGCGGGCTCAGCACGTCGCGGCTCGTTCGTCGTCTCGTGCGGCGCGAGCAGATCGCCCTGGGCGCCCACGCCACCGCGTGGGGGTTCGTCGACGGCGCGTCCCTCGGGTTCGTCGTGCTCGACGTCGCGCCCGGGCAGGACCCGGATGCCGTCGAAGCCGCCTTCGTCGAGGAGCTGACCGCATTCCTCGCCAGCGGGCCGACGGCCGTCGAGCTCGAGGCGTCCCTGGCGCAGTCCGAGCGGTCGTGGCTGTCGGCGCTGGCCAGCCAGGAGGAGCGGGCCGACGCCATCAGCCACCACCTGCTGCTCCACGACGACCCCGAGGTCGTCAACACCCACCTCGACCGGCTACAGGAGGTGACCGCCGAGCAGGTGCTCGCCGCGGCGCGCCGCTGGCTGCAGCCGCAGAGCCGCGCCGTCGTCGCCTACCTGTCAGCCCCGGCTGACGATGACGCTGTCGGCGACGATGCCGAAGACTCTGCCGGCGACTCGGATGCCGGTGCGAACGAGGAGGAGGTCGCGTGA